In Solanum lycopersicum chromosome 3, SLM_r2.1, the genomic stretch atttttttttaaaaaaaataaattgcatTGCATCTTACAGTATTAATATGCAATAATAAATTTCtggaatatatttattaaaaggaACTTGGCTAAAAGAAGCACGTTAGTTAGTATGAAACAGTGATTGGTATTTGGTGCGAGTATTTTAtgacaatatttatattaattgatgtttaaTTTTGGATTGTATTGAAAAATTTAGAGTATAAATAGTTAATATTAAggataaattatgaaaaatcaaatttctttcttttgatagaaataaaaatgacaaataagaataaaattattttccaatAATTGAtggtaaaaaaacaaaataatactcTCCTTTGTTcacatttatttgtttatttagatTTGATATGTAATGATTCATCTAACTATCTTAtcacattataatttatattaataatgctTAATATTAtgtgttgaaaaataatttataaaattaaaattttatttttgatataaccGATAAATAATGTAAGAGTGAATAAAAAGGCCGTTATTAGGCAGCCATAGTTACTTGTTTATTAATCGTTCGACATTAATTTTacgaacatatatatatattatcctTTGGTAAAGAATGATGTACTCATTTTTCATTGTCAACACTCTATCTAGATCGTTCCAACTACTAACATCCAAATCATTAATGTGAACTCGTTGTGACCGCATATAATTGTAGAATGTGAACTCGTTGTGATCGCATCACTtgtgaattattttaaatttttgatagcCTTAAAAATATCCTTTTACTTTAATTATATATCTCTATCTTACTACAAGTGTCAAACATATTTCTAAATTCTCGTCAAGTTTTGAGTATTTTCAGTACTTTTCTCAACTTATTATTAACATATCCATGCTCCTATACGAGTTAAAATCACTTATTATGTCATGCAACAGATGAAATGCATGTTTAAgtttaattagtcaaatataagcgtgtttttaaaatttttatacaaaataaaaaactaataatttatgataaatttatggCGGAAAATAAAGTAGATGGACGTAGCTTCCCACTAAATCAGTACTGCTAATTAACTAACCTTACAACTTTCTTCCGTCACATTTGCTAGCTAGAACGAGAAAAAAAAACCTTGCCCTGTTGTAGAAATTACTGTGTGTTACTTGAATTTTGTAGCTTGATGTATCattgattttgataatttgtTGGCTTGTGGGCGTACGTAGGAAGCTGATGCAGGCTTTGCTTATTGGCATGTGGGCGGACGCACAAAAGCTGATGCTGCCTTAGCTTATTTTTCAACTACTTCTTGTGGAGGTAATTTGTTATGCAATTTATTACTAACGACtactttttttaacaaaattgcAGTGTTCGGGTCAACTTAATTTAGCCGTACAAATACTTGCTATTTAATTTCCACTAGCACATGTACAAACTTAATTCAGACCACCAAAGTTTGGACGTATACGATGAAATTCGTAGCGTTTTGTCAACGGGTAACCTCATAGTTCATCCTATTTGGTTGAGTGCATTTATTGCTGACCACGAGGTTGTTTCTCTGGTGGACAAAACGAGGGAAGCGAGATTGAAGATGGTTTAGAAATGTGAAAAGGAGATGCGTTGACGCGTCAGTGACGATGTGTGAGAAGTTGGGTATAGGGGTATGGGGAGATGCATAGGTAGGTGGAATAAGTATTGAGAAGAGGTGATAAGGACAAAATATGATGTAACTTCAGGTTATGGAGGACATGATATAGGGAAAAAAGGTTAATAGGTTTGTAATGTTGTTTTGCTTAGGTGGTATGTACTaattgttttattatatttcttatttttttaaaaaataattcattatttattatgttttcaatAATCTAATTCTTGTATATTGTTTACTGTGTTTCAATTATCAcactattttattgttgttcttGGCTTTTTTGGGTAGACTTTGTGATGTATTACGTTGTTACTTGCTATATTCTCTTTAGTGTCTCTTTTTCACTTGAGTCGAGGGTACCTTTCTACCTTCCATGAGGTAGTTCTAAGGTTTATGTGTATTCTACCCACCATGGACCTCATTGTGGGATTTCGGTGGTATGTTATTGTTTTGGTTCCATCACTTAtagtattttctttctttaactcGAAAGGAGTTtgatttgttggagaaattTTGTTACTGTTTTGTTTAGGAAGGGGAGTGGGGGAGGCGATATgcgaattcaaaatttgaactttagGTAGAGTGTGAGTCAAAGTTAGTTCGGATGATCCCATAAATTGTATACGAGGTCCACATTGGAGGGCTTTCCGAAAATGGAAGgacataaatatatatgagTGTGATGGTTTGACTAGATGTTGGTATTTTTCTTTAAGATCATTCTTTTATGGATACTCAACTACTCTGAATATGAAACGTTACAGATGTTAATGTTCTGGATTAGTCTATGACTATTATTCAAACGAAAGCTACCGTTGGATGTTTACTGCTAATCCTCATCAATTAATGAACTAAACATGTTCTGTTGAAATGAAACCTAACTGGAGTAGTAGTTGTCAAGCTCATTAAAAGATCCACTATACACAAGCTACTGGACACTTCTCCTTAATTCCtgtcatatataatataaaatgagttaaaacGGTAAAAAACACATCTAAACTATTCGACTTTATTGAGTTTCACATCTGAACTATTCGGAGTGTGAGTTTCACTCAATAGTTCaggtatgaaactcaaataatttggaCATTTTAGATGTCTTTTTGACCGTTAActcataaaataatgataaatggGAGACAGTTGAATGCTTCAATCTTGATTGGGCCAACTGATAAGAGCAATTGAATGTCATGAAACAGGACAAATTTGCACAGATTCAACGCTTATAAAATGCTGTATATCTTCCTTTTCAATCTTCATAACTGATAACACATCTCTTGAATCCTTTTGACTTTATTTGACAGGTCAACTGTTGAGAAACTCTCATGGCATTCTCAATTTCTCTTCCAGACTTTGTTCATCCTCAACTCCGGCATGTTGTTGCAAAGATGTCTTTCTTTGACACAATTTTGTTCTATGTTAGTGTCCTCCGTTCCCTTCTTTTAACCGTTCACCTGTGTGATAGTATGCTTTAGTACACActagaatgtttttttttttctttctaatgcTACTGTTTTTTATGTATCAGGTTGTACATCTTGTGGACAAGTTTGACTTATGGCATAGATTGCCGGTGTTACTGGGGGCAGCTTACCTAGGAATAAGAAGACACTTGCACCAGCGATACAATCTTTTACATGTAGGGAAAGTTAATGGCAAGAAATATGACACAGAAGAGTTTACCTATCGGACTGCTGATGGTTCATGCAATCATCCTGTGGATCATTTAGTGGGCAGTCAAGGAACCTTCTTTGGCCGCAACATGCTACCATCCACTTCAAGTTATGCGGTAAGCCAAAATGCAATCAATTATGCTACActaattaaatcatataaatttgaTAGTTTCAATTTTACAAGACATTTCAGTTTTCTGTTGAACGTGTGATGCTGATCTTTTTAGATAGCTAACTTTCATGGTCCAATAAATGTGTCTTAATCATATAGCTGTTTGAAATATGTATCTTGAGACCTCTCAATGATCACTTGTGACAATATCATTTGATTATGCAGCTGCTGGAACCTCACCCTGTAACAGTGGCCTCCAAGCTCttggaaagaagaaaatacacaGATTGTGGGGGCCAATTCAACATGATAGCGTGCGCGTGGTTACAATTTATGATCCATGATTGGAATGACCATATGGAGGACACTGAACAGGTACCTAGtaaatatgtgttttaaaaaCTGGAGGGGATTGAAAGGTCAAAAGTGGCCCATATGCACTTAAAGGTGTGTTTTATGTTTCACTAACACAAATTTTTCAACAGGTGGAGCTTAGAGCTCCTCAAGACGTTGCAGCAGGGTGTCCGTTGAAGTCATTTAAGTTCCTTAAAACCAAAAAACTTCCCACAGGTTCACCTGATCTGAAGTTTGGGCATTTGAATTCAAGGACCCCATGGTGGTAAGTAGTGGACTCAAAAACTCTAAACAATTGTGATTTTGTTTGTACTTCTATTTACTCCAAAGCCAGCAATAAAACTAAATATCTTTATGGTCATGGGGAGAGCTAATAGTATAGGACGATAGTTGAAAATACTTAACTGTTTAACTGAAATATTTATTAGGTAAAGAGAGAGTATTTGGTTTACCTCGACTCTTTTCACTCTACCAAACTACTGCTTTGTAGCATGCTAAAAGAGTCAAGGTAATAACCACGCGACAGACCTGGAGGGCAGAAGGGGAGGCGGAAATATTATTCCTAGTTGATGTATACACACGTCAACTCCTGTCCACACTATCCAGTTGGAACTCAATTCGATCCTTCATTTCAATGCAGACTGAAAGTTATTTGAATGGTGAAGATTTATTTCATCTTATGAATTAATATATGCTCTTGCTATTTTGTTAGGGATGGGAGTGTAATATATGGAAACAACGAAGAGGGAATGATAAGGGTGAGAAGATTTAAAGATGGAAAGCTCAGGCTCTCAGGTGATGGACTTCTGGAACATGATGATAAAGGCATTCCAATATCTGGAGATGTCCGAAACTATTGGGCAGGCTACTCTCTCTTGCAGGCCTTGTTTGTGAAGGAACATAATGCCATATGTGATATGCTTAAAGTAGGTTAATGAAGTACCCAGGTTTCTCTTTTCTATGGTCATATGAAGTTTACGTAGTATAGTTAGGACATCGTGAAAGAAGCAAATGAGCATGTATTATGACATTTGATTATTTTACACCTCAAACTGACTTTGCTTAAAATCCTGTTTTGTACCTCTCAGGAACATTACCCtgaatttgatgatgaaaaggTTTACCGACATGCAAGACTGATAACTTCAGCGGTCATTGCAAAAATCCATACTATTGATTGGACGCTTGAAATTGTTAAGACTGATACTCTTATGGCAGGAATGAGAATCAACTGGTAAGAGTACTTGATAAAAAATCTATGTTGCCAGAtccttcaaaaatgtcattgcACCTGTGCCGAATCACCTAAAAGTGATGcatttatggatgatttgaCACGGGTGTTGAGCAGATATAAACTAGAACTGTGATTGAATTAACGGTAGCTCCCAATTTTCAGTTAGTCGTCATGCATGATGCTTTTGCATTACGAGTTTAACTAATAATGTTAACTAAAAGAGTCTAGTGCTATTCAGGTATGGCTTGTTGGGGAAGAGAGTCAAGGATTTGTTAGGACCCAAATTTGGACCAGTATTGAGTGGCTTAGTTGGTCTTAAAAAGCCTAGAGATCACGGAACTCCCTACTCATTGACTGAAGAGTTCGTTAGCGTCTACAGAATGCACTCACTTTTACCTGACACGATTGTTCTGAGGGACCTGAAGTCGACTACATCAGAAGACAAATCCTTGCCTATTCAAGATGAGTACGTTATCCAATTACACATTATAAGCAAATTATGCCTCCTTATATGTCATAACTTGTAGGATATATGTATTTCTAACTGTTTAGTTTGATAATCAGGATTCCTATGAGGGAAATGATAGGGAAAGAAGGAGAAAAGAACTTGTCGAAAATCGGTATGGAGCAGATGCTAGTATCGATGGGTCACCAGTCATCTGGAGCTGGTACATTGTGGAATTTTCCATCATGGATGAGGAACCTTGTTCCTCATGATATCGATGGAGATGATAGACCTGATTCAATTGACATGGCCGCCTTGGACAGTATGTTTATCCCAGTGGACTTCTTTTGTATATTGTTTTCATCTTATACACATGCTAACTTTCTAAATGAACAGTTTATAGAGACAGAGAGAGGGGAGTTCCGCGGTACAATGAGTTCAGAAGGAATTTGCTGATGGTACCAATTAGCAAGTGGGAGGATTTAACTAACGACGAAGAAGTAATTGAGGCTTTACAAGAAGTATATGGCGATGATAT encodes the following:
- the ALPHA-DOX2 gene encoding alpha-dioxygenase 2, giving the protein MAFSISLPDFVHPQLRHVVAKMSFFDTILFYVVHLVDKFDLWHRLPVLLGAAYLGIRRHLHQRYNLLHVGKVNGKKYDTEEFTYRTADGSCNHPVDHLVGSQGTFFGRNMLPSTSSYALLEPHPVTVASKLLERRKYTDCGGQFNMIACAWLQFMIHDWNDHMEDTEQVELRAPQDVAAGCPLKSFKFLKTKKLPTGSPDLKFGHLNSRTPWWDGSVIYGNNEEGMIRVRRFKDGKLRLSGDGLLEHDDKGIPISGDVRNYWAGYSLLQALFVKEHNAICDMLKEHYPEFDDEKVYRHARLITSAVIAKIHTIDWTLEIVKTDTLMAGMRINWYGLLGKRVKDLLGPKFGPVLSGLVGLKKPRDHGTPYSLTEEFVSVYRMHSLLPDTIVLRDLKSTTSEDKSLPIQDEIPMREMIGKEGEKNLSKIGMEQMLVSMGHQSSGAGTLWNFPSWMRNLVPHDIDGDDRPDSIDMAALDIYRDRERGVPRYNEFRRNLLMVPISKWEDLTNDEEVIEALQEVYGDDIEKLDLQIGLHAEKKIKGFAISETAFFIFLLIASRRLEADRFFTTDFNSRTYTEKGFEWVNKTETLKDVIDRYFPEMTEKYMRCTSAFSVWSSDPDPKHYLPLYLRPAT